The DNA window ACTGCgtcctggagctcctggttcctcaggctgtagatgagggggttcaccACTGGAGGCACCACAGAGTACAAAAATGACACCACTAGATTCAAGGATgcagaggagatggaggagggCTTCAGGCAGGCAAATAAGGCAGTGCTCAAAAACAGGGAGACCACCGCCAGATGAGGGAGacacatggaaaaggctttgtgccgcCCCTGCTCAGAAGGGATTCTCAGCatggccctgaagatctgcacataggacagcatgatgaacacaaaacaccccaaaTAGACAAAAGTACTAAATACGAGAAGTCTAaattccctgaggtaggcatctgagcaggagagcttaaGGATCTGGGGAAGTTCACAAAAGAACTGGTCCATAGCATTGCCTTTGCAAAGTGGTATTGAAAATGTATTgaccgtgtgcagcagagcatggagaaacccagtgccccaagcagctgctgccatgtggacacaagctctgctgcccaggagggtcccgtagtgcagaGGTTTGCAGATGGCAGTGTAGCAGTCGTAGGCCATgactgtgagaagaaaatactctgctgaaatgaaaaagacaaacagaaagactCGGGCAGCACATCCAGGATAGGAAATGGCCCTCGTGTTCCAGAGGCAactggccatggatttggggagagtggtaGAGAtacagcccaggtcgaggagggagaggttgaggaggaagaagtataTGGGGGTGTGGaagtgctggtcacaggctacggtggtgatgatgaggccattGGCCAGGAGAGCAGCCAAGTATgttcccaggaagagccagaagtgcaagagctgcagctcctgtgtaTCTC is part of the Caloenas nicobarica isolate bCalNic1 chromosome 21, bCalNic1.hap1, whole genome shotgun sequence genome and encodes:
- the LOC135997001 gene encoding olfactory receptor 14A16-like, with protein sequence MSNSSSITLFLLMEFGDTQELQLLHFWLFLGTYLAALLANGLIITTVACDQHFHTPIYFFLLNLSLLDLGCISTTLPKSMASCLWNTRAISYPGCAARVFLFVFFISAEYFLLTVMAYDCYTAICKPLHYGTLLGSRACVHMAAAAWGTGFLHALLHTVNTFSIPLCKGNAMDQFFCELPQILKLSCSDAYLREFRLLVFSTFVYLGCFVFIMLSYVQIFRAMLRIPSEQGRHKAFSMCLPHLAVVSLFLSTALFACLKPSSISSASLNLVVSFLYSVVPPVVNPLIYSLRNQELQDAVWKLVTGCLPEATNCPCSSAYDT